One genomic region from Gossypium hirsutum isolate 1008001.06 chromosome D13, Gossypium_hirsutum_v2.1, whole genome shotgun sequence encodes:
- the LOC107918263 gene encoding mannan endo-1,4-beta-mannosidase 2, which translates to MKSDLHSHLILRLLTLYRKPMGGNGVLYPILGFASCVAFIYMSFGDLKLSSLPKGLSLSFVERNGSHFILDGKPLYVNGWNSYWLMAHSMDENSRGRVSVMLQAGAKMGLTVCRTWAFNDGGYEALQISPGQFDERVFQALDYVIAEASRHGIRLLLSLVNNLQAYGGKTQYVKWAWQEGIGLSSSNDSFFFDPSIRKYFKNYVLDVLTRKNTITGIEYRNDPTIFAWELINEPRCMSDPSGDTLQEWIEEMTGFIKSIDKNHLLTIGLEGLYGPKSPKSAVNPGEWASTLGSDFVCNSNITNVDFTSVHIYPDHWFHDLGFEEKQRYVSKWVRSHIEDCDEELKKPVMFTEYGLSNQNKDFQASQREQFYRTILDIIYKSAKKKGSGVGALVWQFLVEGIEEYNDDFGLVPWETPSIHKLTIQQSCRLARIQGLNQQTGNLKQLCS; encoded by the exons ATGAAGAGTGATCTGCACTCTCATTTGATTCTAAG GTTGCTTACATTATATAGAAAGCCGATGGGTGGAAATGGGGTGTTGTACCCAATTCTTGGATTTGCTTCATGTGTGGCTTTTATTTACATGTCTTTTGGCGACTTGAAGCTTAGTAGTCTCCCTAAGGGACTAAGTTTAAGTTTTGTGGAAAGGAATGGGAGTCACTTCATTTTGGATGGTAAACCGTTATATGTGAATGGATGGAATTCATACTGGTTAATGGCTCATTCAATGGATGAAAATAGCAGGGGTAGGGTGAGTGTAATGCTGCAAGCTGGTGCAAAGATGGGTCTCACTGTTTGTAGAACTTGGGCCTTCAATGATGGAGGGTATGAGGCTCTCCAGATTTCCCCTGGCCAGTTTGATGAGCGAGTTTTCCAG GCCTTGGATTATGTCATAGCGGAAGCAAGTCGACATGGAATTAGGTTGCTTCTTAGCTTAGTAAATAACTTGCAAGCATATGGTGGAAAGACACAATATGTGAAGTGGGCATGGCAAGAAGGCATTGGTTTGAGCTCTTCTAATGATtctttcttctttgacccatcaatCCGCAAATATTTCAAGAATTATGTCTTGGA TGTCCTAACAAGGAAGAACACCATCACTGGAATTGAATATCGGAATGATCCAACCATCTTTGCTTGGGAGTTAATAAACGAACCCCGTTGCATGTCTGATCCTTCTGGGGATACTCTTCAA GAATGGATAGAAGAGATGACAGGTTTTATAAAATCAATAGACAAAAATCATCTATTGACCATTGGCCTGGAAGGACTCTATGGTCCTAAAAGCCCCAAGTCAGCTGTGAATCCAGGGGAGTGGGCATCAACCCTTGGATCTGATTTTGTCTGCAACTCCAACATTACAAATGTCGATTTTACCTCTGTTCATATATATCCTGACCATTG GTTTCATGATCTAGGATTTGAAGAAAAACAAAGGTATGTTTCCAAGTGGGTGCGTTCGCACATTGAAGATTGTGACGAAGAACTGAAGAAGCCTGTTATGTTCACAGAATACGGCTTGTCAAATCAGAACAAAGACTTCCAGGCATCCCAGAGAGAGCAGTTTTATCGGACTATTTTAGACATCATCTATAAATCTGCTAAGAAGAAAGGGTCTGGGGTGGGTGCTTTAGTCTGGCAATTCCTTGTTGAAGGAATTGAAGAGTACAACGATGATTTTGGCCTTGTGCCGTGGGAAACCCCATCCATTCACAAACTCACAATACAACAGTCTTGCAGATTGGCCAGAATCCAAGGACTTAATCAACAAACTGGTAACTTGAAACAACTGTGTTCCTAG